A window from Macaca fascicularis isolate 582-1 chromosome 20, T2T-MFA8v1.1 encodes these proteins:
- the NETO2 gene encoding neuropilin and tolloid-like protein 2 isoform X12 encodes MKVVGLAGFECSLLLLWSGWLASPNCLFPQIHLLYEEKYHFKTHLNCPDATLFIHPPINGHFVCSHLLAVVHNAAVNIAPCTSSTFFCHSNMCINNSLVCNGVQNCAYPWDENHCKEKKKSGVFEQITKTHGTIIGVTSGIVLVLLIISILVQVKQPRKKVMACKTAFNKTGFQEVFDPPHYELFSLRDKEISADLADLSEELDNYQKMRRSSTASRCIHDHHCGSQASSVKQSRTNLSSMELPFRNDFAQPQPMKTFNSTFKKSSYTFKQGHECPEQALEDRVMEEIPCEIYVRGREDSAQASISIDF; translated from the exons GGCTGGTTAGCCTCTCCCAACTGTCTGTTTCCTCAGATTCATCTcctatatgaagaaaaataccattttaagACCCATCTGAACTGCCCAG ATGCCACATTgtttatccatccacccatcaatGGGCATTTTGTTTGTTCCCACCTTCTGGCTGTTGTgcataatgctgctgtgaacattg cTCCCTGCACAAGCAGCACTTTCTTTTGCCATAGCAACATGTGCATCAATAATTCTTTAGTCTGTAATGGTGTCCAAAATTGTGCATACCCTTGGGATGAAAATCATTGTAAAG aaaagaaaaaatcaggagTATTTGAACAAATCACTAAGACTCATGGGACAATTATTGGCGTTACTTCAGGGATTGTCTTGGTCCttctcattatttctattttggtaCAAGTGAAACAGCCTCGAAAAAAGGTCATGGCTTGCAAAACTGCTTTTAATAAAACCGGGTTCCAAGAAGTCTTTGATCCTCCTCATTATGAACTGTTTTCACTAAGGGACAAAGAGATTTCTGCAGACCTGGCAGACTTGTCGGAAGAATTGGACAACTACCAGAAGATGCGGCGCTCCTCCACCGCCTCCCGCTGCATCCATGACCACCACTGTGGGTCGCAGGCCTCCAGCGTCAAACAAAGCAGGACCAACCTCAGTTCCATGGAACTTCCTTTCCGAAATGACTTTGCACAACCACAGCCAATGAAAACATTTAACAGCACCTTCAAGAAAAGTAGTTACACTTTCAAACAGGGACATGAGTGCCCTGAGCAGGCCCTGGAAGACCGAGTAATGGAGGAGATTCCCTGTGAAATTTATGTCAGGGGGCGAGAAGATTCTGCACAAGCATCCATATCCATTGACTTCTAA
- the NETO2 gene encoding neuropilin and tolloid-like protein 2 isoform X14, whose translation MKVVGLAGFECSLLLLWSIHLLYEEKYHFKTHLNCPDATLFIHPPINGHFVCSHLLAVVHNAAVNIAPCTSSTFFCHSNMCINNSLVCNGVQNCAYPWDENHCKEKKKSGVFEQITKTHGTIIGVTSGIVLVLLIISILVQVKQPRKKVMACKTAFNKTGFQEVFDPPHYELFSLRDKEISADLADLSEELDNYQKMRRSSTASRCIHDHHCGSQASSVKQSRTNLSSMELPFRNDFAQPQPMKTFNSTFKKSSYTFKQGHECPEQALEDRVMEEIPCEIYVRGREDSAQASISIDF comes from the exons ATTCATCTcctatatgaagaaaaataccattttaagACCCATCTGAACTGCCCAG ATGCCACATTgtttatccatccacccatcaatGGGCATTTTGTTTGTTCCCACCTTCTGGCTGTTGTgcataatgctgctgtgaacattg cTCCCTGCACAAGCAGCACTTTCTTTTGCCATAGCAACATGTGCATCAATAATTCTTTAGTCTGTAATGGTGTCCAAAATTGTGCATACCCTTGGGATGAAAATCATTGTAAAG aaaagaaaaaatcaggagTATTTGAACAAATCACTAAGACTCATGGGACAATTATTGGCGTTACTTCAGGGATTGTCTTGGTCCttctcattatttctattttggtaCAAGTGAAACAGCCTCGAAAAAAGGTCATGGCTTGCAAAACTGCTTTTAATAAAACCGGGTTCCAAGAAGTCTTTGATCCTCCTCATTATGAACTGTTTTCACTAAGGGACAAAGAGATTTCTGCAGACCTGGCAGACTTGTCGGAAGAATTGGACAACTACCAGAAGATGCGGCGCTCCTCCACCGCCTCCCGCTGCATCCATGACCACCACTGTGGGTCGCAGGCCTCCAGCGTCAAACAAAGCAGGACCAACCTCAGTTCCATGGAACTTCCTTTCCGAAATGACTTTGCACAACCACAGCCAATGAAAACATTTAACAGCACCTTCAAGAAAAGTAGTTACACTTTCAAACAGGGACATGAGTGCCCTGAGCAGGCCCTGGAAGACCGAGTAATGGAGGAGATTCCCTGTGAAATTTATGTCAGGGGGCGAGAAGATTCTGCACAAGCATCCATATCCATTGACTTCTAA